From Microlunatus capsulatus, a single genomic window includes:
- the hflX gene encoding GTPase HflX: protein MTSPEPQPVSPSDAVEDDLLIERLDPRDHPEFARPARPAPGPDDSYDGDQQDLADRQSLRRVAGMSTELTDITEVEYRQLLLERVVLVSVWTTGTAADAENSLAELKLLAETAGSQILEGLVQRRSRPDPATYIGSGKVEELREVVVTTGADTVICDGELSPAQLRNLEDKVKVKVIDRTALILDIFAQHAQSAEGKAQVEMAQLNYLKQRLRGWGGNLSRQAGGRAAGGAGIGGRGPGETKIETDRRRISSRIAKLRRELRDLDSTRQTERAERRRHEVPSVAIVGYTNAGKSSMLNRLTDAGVLVEDALFATLDPTTRRATTPDGRVYTLTDTVGFVRHLPHDLVEAFRSTLEESVQADLLLHVVDASDPDPEGQIRAVREVLADIGAGKVAEQIVLNKADQADPAVLTTLRTSYPGAVIASARTGRGLDEVRAALESRLPRPEVAVRVLLPYERGDLLNRIHQAGQIVSLEHTEEGTVVDARVLRSLAGELEPYLLAASGPAS from the coding sequence ATGACTTCACCTGAGCCGCAGCCCGTCAGCCCGAGCGACGCGGTCGAGGACGACCTGCTGATCGAGCGCCTCGACCCCCGCGACCACCCCGAGTTCGCCCGGCCCGCCCGGCCCGCCCCCGGTCCCGACGACTCCTACGACGGCGACCAGCAGGACCTCGCCGACCGGCAGTCGCTGCGCCGCGTCGCCGGCATGTCGACCGAGCTCACCGACATCACCGAGGTCGAGTACCGCCAGCTCCTGCTGGAGCGCGTGGTGCTCGTCAGCGTCTGGACCACCGGGACCGCCGCCGACGCCGAGAACTCCCTCGCCGAGCTCAAGCTGCTCGCCGAGACGGCCGGCTCGCAGATCCTCGAGGGCCTGGTCCAGCGGCGCAGCCGCCCCGACCCCGCCACCTACATCGGCAGCGGCAAGGTCGAGGAGCTGCGCGAGGTCGTCGTCACCACCGGCGCCGACACCGTCATCTGCGACGGCGAGCTGTCGCCGGCCCAGCTGCGCAACCTCGAGGACAAGGTCAAGGTCAAGGTCATCGACCGGACCGCCCTGATCCTCGACATCTTCGCCCAGCACGCGCAGAGCGCGGAGGGCAAGGCGCAGGTCGAGATGGCCCAGCTCAACTACCTCAAGCAGCGCCTGCGCGGCTGGGGTGGCAACCTCTCCCGGCAGGCCGGTGGGCGGGCCGCCGGCGGCGCGGGCATCGGCGGCCGCGGCCCCGGTGAGACCAAGATCGAGACCGACCGTCGCCGGATCAGCAGCCGGATCGCCAAGCTGCGCCGCGAGCTGCGCGACCTGGACAGCACCCGGCAGACCGAGCGGGCCGAGCGCCGTCGGCACGAGGTGCCCTCGGTGGCCATCGTCGGCTACACCAACGCCGGGAAGTCGAGCATGCTGAACCGGCTGACCGACGCCGGCGTGCTGGTCGAGGACGCGCTGTTCGCCACCCTCGACCCGACGACCCGGCGCGCGACCACCCCGGACGGCCGGGTCTACACCCTCACCGACACCGTCGGCTTCGTCCGGCACCTGCCGCACGACCTCGTCGAGGCCTTCCGCTCCACGCTGGAGGAGTCGGTGCAGGCCGACCTGCTGCTGCACGTCGTCGACGCCTCCGACCCCGACCCCGAGGGCCAGATCCGCGCGGTGCGCGAGGTGCTGGCCGACATCGGCGCCGGCAAGGTCGCCGAGCAGATCGTGCTCAACAAGGCCGACCAGGCCGACCCGGCCGTGCTGACGACGCTGCGGACCAGCTACCCGGGGGCCGTCATCGCCTCGGCGCGCACCGGTCGCGGCCTGGACGAGGTGCGCGCGGCGCTCGAGTCGCGGCTGCCGCGCCCCGAGGTCGCGGTGCGGGTGCTGCTGCCCTACGAGCGCGGCGACCTGCTCAACCGGATCCACCAGGCCGGCCAGATCGTCAGCCTCGAGCACACCGAGGAGGGCACCGTCGTCGACGCGCGCGTCCTGCGCTCCCTCGCCGGCGAGCTGGAGCCCTACCTGCTGGCCGCCAGCGGTCCTGCGTCCTGA
- the miaB gene encoding tRNA (N6-isopentenyl adenosine(37)-C2)-methylthiotransferase MiaB: protein MSTPVLAPPAARTYEIRTHGCQMNVHDSERLAGLLEGAGYARADRGSAPDVVVFNTCAVRENADNKLYGSLGHLLPTKNATPGMQIAVGGCLAQKDRSEIVRRAPWVDVVFGTHNIGALPVLLERARVEQEAQVEIEEALQTFPSDLPTRRQSPYAAWVSVSVGCNNTCTFCIVPSLRGKETDRRPGDVLAEVEMLVAEGVQEVTLLGQNVNAYGVEFGDRAAFAKLLRACGEIEGLERVRFTSPHPKDFTDDVIAAMAETPNVMPQLHMPLQSGSDAVLRAMRRSYRSDRYLGIIDRVRDAMPHAAITTDIIVGFPGETEADFQATLDVAAASRFAAAFTFQYSVRPGTPAATMADQIPKPVVQERYERLVALVEETAWRENQQLVGTEVEVMFADGEGRKDAATARMSGRARDNRLVHVAVPEDPALRPRPGDLARTTVTYAAPHHLTADSGITGLRRTRGGDAWEGRRAAPARAVVGLGLPGVGVPAPLAPATGCQVA from the coding sequence ATGTCGACCCCAGTCCTCGCCCCCCCGGCCGCCCGGACCTACGAGATCCGCACCCACGGCTGCCAGATGAACGTCCACGACTCCGAGCGCCTCGCCGGCCTGCTCGAGGGAGCGGGCTACGCGCGCGCCGACCGCGGCAGCGCGCCCGACGTCGTCGTCTTCAACACCTGCGCGGTCCGGGAGAACGCCGACAACAAGCTGTACGGCAGCCTCGGCCACCTGCTGCCCACCAAGAACGCCACCCCCGGCATGCAGATCGCCGTCGGCGGCTGCCTCGCCCAGAAGGACCGCAGCGAGATCGTCCGCCGGGCCCCCTGGGTCGACGTCGTCTTCGGCACCCACAACATCGGCGCCCTGCCCGTGCTGCTGGAGCGGGCCCGCGTCGAGCAGGAGGCGCAGGTCGAGATCGAGGAGGCCCTGCAGACCTTCCCCTCGGACCTGCCCACCCGGCGCCAGTCGCCCTACGCCGCCTGGGTCTCGGTGAGCGTCGGCTGCAACAACACGTGCACCTTCTGCATCGTGCCGTCGCTGCGCGGCAAGGAGACCGACCGCCGGCCGGGCGACGTGCTGGCCGAGGTCGAGATGCTGGTCGCCGAGGGCGTCCAGGAGGTCACCCTGCTGGGCCAGAACGTCAACGCCTACGGTGTCGAGTTCGGCGACCGCGCGGCGTTCGCCAAGCTGCTCCGCGCGTGCGGGGAGATCGAGGGGCTGGAGCGGGTGCGCTTCACCTCACCGCACCCCAAGGACTTCACCGACGACGTCATCGCGGCGATGGCCGAGACCCCGAACGTCATGCCGCAGCTCCACATGCCGCTGCAGTCCGGCTCGGACGCGGTCCTGCGGGCCATGCGCCGCTCGTACCGCAGCGACCGCTACCTCGGCATCATCGACCGGGTCCGCGACGCCATGCCGCACGCGGCGATCACCACCGACATCATCGTCGGCTTCCCGGGCGAGACCGAGGCCGACTTCCAGGCGACCCTCGACGTCGCCGCCGCCTCGCGCTTCGCGGCGGCGTTCACGTTCCAGTACTCGGTGCGCCCGGGGACCCCGGCGGCGACGATGGCCGACCAGATCCCGAAGCCCGTGGTCCAGGAGCGCTACGAGCGGCTCGTCGCCCTGGTCGAGGAGACCGCCTGGCGGGAGAACCAGCAGCTGGTCGGCACCGAGGTCGAGGTGATGTTCGCCGACGGCGAGGGCCGCAAGGACGCCGCCACGGCCCGGATGTCGGGGCGGGCGCGGGACAACCGGCTGGTCCACGTGGCGGTCCCCGAGGACCCGGCGCTGCGGCCGCGGCCCGGCGACCTGGCCCGCACCACCGTCACCTACGCGGCCCCGCACCACCTGACGGCCGACTCCGGCATCACCGGGCTGCGGCGCACCCGCGGCGGGGACGCCTGGGAGGGCCGCCGGGCCGCTCCCGCCCGGGCCGTCGTCGGCCTGGGCCTGCCGGGCGTCGGCGTGCCCGCCCCGCTGGCCCCGGCCACCGGCTGCCAGGTCGCCTGA
- a CDS encoding glutamate ABC transporter substrate-binding protein gives MRTITKIAGSTAAAALTLAMAGCVNEENAAPAGDAASSGGPVTIGIKFDQPGLGQQVGNDYQGFDVTVARYVAKELGYTDVTFKESPSAQRETLLQSGQVKMIFATYSITDERKQKVSFGGPYFVAGQDLLVKTGNTDITGPDALNGKKLCSVTGSTSAQKIKDNYASGVQLQEFDTYSKCVQALNSGTIDAVTTDNVILAGFAAQSQYQGKLKVVGAPFSEERYGVGIKQGDTALCESVNGAIQKMVTDGSWQKALDDTVGASGFTPDAATNPPKPDACS, from the coding sequence ATGAGGACCATCACCAAGATCGCCGGCAGCACCGCCGCTGCGGCACTCACGCTGGCCATGGCCGGCTGCGTCAACGAGGAGAACGCCGCCCCCGCCGGGGACGCGGCCAGCTCCGGCGGCCCCGTGACCATCGGCATCAAGTTCGACCAGCCGGGCCTCGGCCAGCAGGTCGGCAACGACTACCAGGGCTTCGACGTCACCGTCGCCCGCTACGTCGCCAAGGAGCTCGGCTACACCGACGTGACCTTCAAGGAGTCGCCCTCGGCCCAGCGCGAGACGCTGCTGCAGAGCGGCCAGGTCAAGATGATCTTCGCGACCTACTCGATCACCGACGAGCGCAAGCAGAAGGTCTCCTTCGGCGGGCCCTACTTCGTCGCCGGCCAGGACCTGCTGGTGAAGACCGGCAACACCGACATCACCGGGCCCGACGCGCTGAACGGCAAGAAGCTGTGCTCGGTCACCGGCTCGACGTCGGCGCAGAAGATCAAGGACAACTACGCCTCCGGCGTGCAGCTGCAGGAGTTCGACACCTACTCCAAGTGCGTGCAGGCCCTCAACAGCGGCACGATCGACGCGGTCACCACCGACAACGTCATCCTCGCCGGCTTCGCCGCGCAGTCGCAGTACCAGGGCAAGCTCAAGGTCGTCGGCGCCCCGTTCTCCGAGGAGCGCTACGGCGTGGGCATCAAGCAGGGCGACACGGCCCTCTGCGAGTCGGTGAACGGCGCCATCCAGAAGATGGTCACCGACGGCTCGTGGCAGAAGGCGCTCGACGACACCGTCGGGGCCTCCGGGTTCACCCCGGACGCGGCCACCAACCCGCCGAAGCCGGACGCCTGCTCCTGA
- a CDS encoding amino acid ABC transporter ATP-binding protein: MTESGGPPAGPHAGTDHDAALDGSTAPPVVTPVGEPLVVLSGVDKHFGDLHVLRDINLTVGRGEVVVVLGPSGSGKSTLCRAINRLETIEGGTITIDGARLPEEGRALAGLRADVGMVFQSFNLFAHKTVLENVTLGPVKVRRKSAAEARQRGMELLKRVGVDSQAEKYPAQLSGGQQQRVAIARALAMDPKVILFDEPTSALDPEMVNEVLDVMVSLARQGMTMVVVTHEMGFARKAANRVVFMADGQIVEEAPPETFFTAPRSARAQDFLSKILTH, from the coding sequence ATGACGGAGTCGGGAGGGCCGCCTGCAGGTCCGCACGCGGGCACGGACCACGACGCCGCCCTGGACGGGTCCACGGCCCCACCGGTGGTGACGCCGGTCGGCGAGCCGCTCGTCGTGCTGAGCGGTGTCGACAAGCACTTCGGCGACCTGCACGTGCTGCGCGACATCAACCTGACGGTCGGCCGCGGCGAGGTCGTCGTCGTGCTCGGGCCCTCCGGCTCGGGGAAGTCGACGCTCTGCCGCGCCATCAACCGGCTGGAGACGATCGAGGGCGGCACGATCACCATCGACGGCGCCCGCCTGCCCGAGGAGGGCCGGGCGCTGGCCGGCCTCCGCGCCGACGTCGGCATGGTCTTCCAGTCCTTCAACCTCTTCGCGCACAAGACCGTCCTGGAGAACGTCACCCTGGGTCCGGTCAAGGTGCGGCGCAAGAGCGCCGCGGAGGCCCGCCAGCGCGGGATGGAGCTGCTGAAGCGGGTCGGCGTCGACTCCCAGGCCGAGAAGTACCCGGCCCAGCTGTCCGGCGGCCAGCAGCAGCGGGTGGCGATCGCCCGGGCGCTCGCCATGGACCCCAAGGTGATCCTCTTCGACGAGCCCACCTCGGCCCTGGACCCCGAGATGGTCAACGAGGTCCTCGACGTGATGGTCTCCCTCGCCCGCCAGGGGATGACGATGGTCGTCGTCACCCACGAGATGGGGTTCGCCCGCAAGGCGGCCAACCGCGTGGTGTTCATGGCCGACGGCCAGATCGTCGAGGAGGCCCCGCCGGAGACCTTCTTCACCGCCCCGCGCTCGGCGCGGGCCCAGGATTTCCTGAGCAAGATCCTGACCCACTAG
- a CDS encoding aldose 1-epimerase family protein — MTNPTGEQYEIVSGEHRAVVTEVGATLRAYTVDGRHVVRGFEADEVVHKGRGQQLLPWPNRIRDGIYTFGGEEQQLDLSEPSRHNAIHGLVRHVPWTLVEHTADTVTQSVRVYPRSGWPGVLEATITHQVGERGLQVTVRATNIGDADVPFGYAAHPYFTVGETTVDEVALTVPARTYLEVDDRLLPVRLAPVEGTEKDLRAGAPLGSTNLDHAFTDLDRDEDGRWRVKLALGDRYAELWGDATMSWIQVFTGEDRRDLSLAVEPMTCGPDAFNEGITHDGLIVLAPGKSYSGRWGVTGR; from the coding sequence ATGACCAACCCCACCGGCGAGCAGTACGAGATCGTCTCCGGCGAGCACCGCGCCGTCGTCACCGAGGTCGGCGCGACGCTGCGCGCCTACACCGTCGACGGCCGTCACGTGGTGCGCGGCTTCGAGGCCGACGAGGTGGTCCACAAGGGGCGCGGCCAGCAGCTGCTGCCCTGGCCGAACCGGATCCGGGACGGGATCTACACCTTCGGCGGCGAGGAGCAGCAGCTCGACCTCAGCGAGCCCTCCCGGCACAACGCCATCCACGGCCTCGTCCGGCACGTGCCCTGGACCCTGGTCGAGCACACCGCCGACACGGTGACGCAGTCGGTGCGCGTCTACCCCCGCTCCGGCTGGCCGGGGGTCCTCGAGGCGACCATCACCCACCAGGTCGGCGAGCGCGGCCTGCAGGTCACCGTGCGCGCGACCAACATCGGCGACGCCGACGTGCCGTTCGGCTACGCCGCGCACCCCTACTTCACCGTCGGCGAGACCACCGTCGACGAGGTCGCCCTCACCGTCCCGGCCCGGACCTACCTGGAGGTCGACGACCGGCTGCTGCCGGTCCGGCTCGCCCCGGTCGAGGGCACGGAGAAGGACCTGCGGGCGGGGGCGCCGCTGGGCAGCACCAACCTCGACCACGCGTTCACCGACCTCGACCGCGACGAGGACGGCCGCTGGCGGGTCAAGCTGGCCCTCGGGGACCGGTACGCCGAGCTGTGGGGTGACGCGACGATGAGCTGGATCCAGGTCTTCACCGGCGAGGACCGCCGCGACCTCTCGCTGGCCGTCGAGCCGATGACGTGCGGCCCCGACGCCTTCAACGAGGGCATCACCCACGACGGGCTCATCGTGCTCGCGCCGGGCAAGAGCTACTCCGGCCGCTGGGGCGTCACCGGCCGCTGA
- a CDS encoding antitoxin, translated as MGIFDKAKDVLSQHPDKVDQGLDRAGDLADERTGGKHADKIDKGVGVAKEKLGEFLRKDGTPPPA; from the coding sequence ATGGGCATCTTCGACAAGGCCAAGGACGTGCTGAGCCAGCACCCCGACAAGGTCGACCAGGGCCTGGACCGCGCGGGCGACCTCGCCGACGAGCGCACCGGCGGCAAGCACGCCGACAAGATCGACAAGGGCGTCGGCGTCGCCAAGGAGAAGCTGGGCGAGTTCCTCCGCAAGGACGGCACGCCGCCCCCGGCCTGA
- a CDS encoding SDR family NAD(P)-dependent oxidoreductase — MAVLDTFSLAGKVSVVTGANRGIGRALVTSLAEAGSDVVLLVRDAEAGARTKAEVEQLGVRAHVVVADVTHPDEVQRAVEESVAGLGKVDVLVNNAGYCVHRPALEVTPEEWSSVMDVNVTGVWNCAQAFGRVMVEQGSGAIINIGSISAQIVNRPQHQPGYNASKAAVHQLTKSLAAEWAPMGVRVNALAPGYTKTEMAPVDSPEFRRHWIEDAPMQRYALPEELGPSVVFLASAASGFITGEVLVIDGGYTLF; from the coding sequence GTGGCAGTCCTGGACACGTTCTCGCTGGCCGGCAAGGTCTCGGTGGTGACGGGGGCGAACCGCGGCATCGGCCGTGCGCTCGTCACGTCCCTGGCGGAGGCGGGCAGCGACGTCGTCCTGCTCGTCCGCGACGCCGAGGCCGGCGCCCGCACCAAGGCCGAGGTCGAGCAGCTGGGCGTCCGCGCCCACGTCGTCGTCGCCGACGTCACCCACCCCGACGAGGTGCAGCGCGCCGTCGAGGAGTCGGTCGCCGGCCTGGGCAAGGTCGACGTGCTGGTCAACAACGCCGGCTACTGCGTGCACCGGCCCGCGCTCGAGGTCACCCCCGAGGAGTGGAGCTCGGTGATGGACGTCAACGTCACCGGCGTCTGGAACTGCGCCCAGGCGTTCGGCCGGGTGATGGTCGAGCAGGGCAGCGGCGCGATCATCAACATCGGCTCCATCTCCGCCCAGATCGTCAACCGGCCGCAGCACCAGCCCGGCTACAACGCCTCCAAGGCCGCGGTGCACCAGCTGACCAAGTCGCTCGCCGCCGAGTGGGCGCCGATGGGCGTCCGCGTCAACGCGCTGGCCCCCGGCTACACCAAGACCGAGATGGCCCCGGTCGACAGCCCGGAGTTCCGCCGGCACTGGATCGAGGACGCCCCGATGCAGCGCTACGCCCTGCCCGAGGAGCTCGGCCCCAGCGTCGTCTTCCTCGCCTCGGCCGCCTCCGGCTTCATCACCGGTGAGGTTCTGGTCATCGACGGCGGGTACACCCTCTTCTGA
- the dapF gene encoding diaminopimelate epimerase, which translates to MRRWSFSKGHGTENDFVVLLDRDDTMHVGPAEVRYLCDRHAGIGGDGLLRAVRARHVPEWDGDGALWFMDYRNADGSVAQMCGNGLRVFARFLLDHDLASGPTIPVATRSGLKEATVLPDTRIRVSMGPVRVEQPGTPLAVRTADGAEHAVLPADVGNPHAVAFVDDLAALDLTRAPRVPDGAFPEGVNVEFVRVLGPRHLALRVHERGVGETRSCGTGTVAAAAAARVHAGDTAPLPVTYRVEVPGGEVEVELAEDQAHLTGPAVLIAHGQVLVPEEG; encoded by the coding sequence ATGCGCAGGTGGTCGTTCAGCAAGGGTCACGGGACCGAGAACGACTTCGTGGTCCTGCTGGACCGCGACGACACGATGCACGTCGGGCCCGCCGAGGTCCGCTACCTCTGCGACCGGCACGCCGGGATCGGCGGCGACGGCCTGCTGCGCGCCGTCCGCGCCCGGCACGTGCCCGAGTGGGACGGCGACGGCGCCCTCTGGTTCATGGACTACCGCAACGCCGACGGCTCGGTGGCGCAGATGTGCGGCAACGGCCTGCGGGTGTTCGCGCGGTTCCTGCTCGACCACGACCTGGCCAGCGGGCCCACCATCCCCGTCGCCACGCGGTCGGGGCTCAAGGAGGCGACGGTGCTGCCCGACACCCGCATCCGGGTGTCGATGGGTCCGGTCCGCGTCGAGCAGCCGGGCACCCCGCTCGCCGTCCGCACCGCCGACGGCGCCGAGCACGCCGTGCTGCCCGCCGACGTCGGCAACCCGCACGCCGTCGCGTTCGTCGACGACCTGGCCGCGCTGGACCTGACCCGCGCGCCGCGGGTGCCCGACGGCGCGTTCCCCGAGGGCGTGAACGTCGAGTTCGTCCGGGTCCTGGGACCGCGCCACCTGGCCCTGCGCGTGCACGAGCGGGGCGTGGGGGAGACGCGCTCCTGCGGGACCGGCACCGTCGCGGCGGCCGCCGCCGCGCGGGTGCACGCCGGTGACACCGCGCCGCTCCCCGTCACCTATCGTGTCGAGGTGCCTGGCGGCGAGGTCGAGGTCGAGCTCGCCGAGGACCAGGCCCATCTGACCGGCCCGGCGGTGCTCATCGCCCACGGGCAGGTCCTGGTCCCCGAGGAGGGGTAG
- the miaA gene encoding tRNA (adenosine(37)-N6)-dimethylallyltransferase MiaA — MLVGPTAVGKSALAVALARRYRDAGRPAEVVNADSMLVYRGMDIGTAKPTAQERAGVPHHLLDVLDVTQTATVAEFQALARAAIADCRSRGVVPVVVGGSALYVRAVVDDFVFPGTDAAVRGRLEAELAVVGPAALHARLAAVDPASAASIGPANGRRLVRALEVVELTGAPYTSSLPAHRYALPGVVQIGLRVDRPTMDARIAQRVDAMWAAGFVDEVRALAARSPGLRDGVTASRALGYRQLLAHLDGEVTEEEARAQTVQGTRRFARRQGGWFPRDPRITWLDWDRPDLVDAALAVAGPDGEGADRPPGGAGEAAPALGD; from the coding sequence GTGCTCGTGGGTCCGACGGCCGTCGGCAAGTCGGCGCTCGCCGTGGCGCTCGCCCGGCGCTACCGCGACGCCGGCCGGCCGGCCGAGGTGGTCAACGCCGACTCCATGCTGGTCTACCGCGGGATGGACATCGGGACGGCCAAGCCGACCGCGCAGGAGCGGGCCGGCGTGCCGCACCACCTGCTCGACGTCCTCGACGTCACCCAGACCGCCACCGTCGCGGAGTTCCAGGCCCTCGCCCGCGCCGCGATCGCGGACTGCCGGTCGCGCGGGGTGGTGCCCGTGGTCGTCGGCGGCTCCGCGCTCTACGTCCGGGCCGTCGTCGACGACTTCGTCTTCCCCGGCACCGACGCGGCGGTCCGCGGCCGGCTGGAGGCCGAGCTGGCCGTCGTCGGGCCGGCGGCCCTGCACGCCCGGCTGGCCGCCGTCGACCCCGCCTCGGCCGCGTCCATCGGCCCCGCCAACGGGCGACGGCTCGTCCGCGCGCTGGAGGTGGTGGAGCTGACGGGGGCGCCCTACACGTCCAGCCTGCCCGCGCACCGCTACGCGCTGCCCGGCGTCGTCCAGATCGGCCTGCGGGTCGACCGGCCGACGATGGACGCGAGGATCGCGCAGCGGGTCGACGCCATGTGGGCCGCCGGCTTCGTCGACGAGGTGCGCGCCCTGGCCGCCCGCTCGCCCGGGCTGCGGGACGGCGTCACCGCCTCCCGCGCCCTCGGCTACCGCCAGCTGCTGGCGCACCTGGACGGCGAGGTCACCGAGGAGGAGGCCCGCGCCCAGACGGTGCAGGGCACCCGCCGCTTCGCCCGCCGGCAGGGTGGCTGGTTCCCCCGCGACCCGCGGATCACCTGGCTCGACTGGGACCGGCCCGACCTCGTCGACGCGGCGCTCGCGGTCGCCGGGCCCGACGGCGAGGGTGCCGACCGGCCCCCGGGCGGTGCGGGGGAGGCCGCGCCGGCTCTGGGAGACTGA